In Grus americana isolate bGruAme1 chromosome 27 unlocalized genomic scaffold, bGruAme1.mat SUPER_27_unloc_1, whole genome shotgun sequence, one genomic interval encodes:
- the LOC129200058 gene encoding olfactory receptor 14C36-like: protein LHYGTLLGSRACVHMAAAAWGTGFLYAVLHTANIFSIPLCHGNTVEQFFCEIPQILKLSCSDTYLREVGLLILSCFLGFGCFVFIVLSYVQIFRAVLRIPSEQGRHKAFSTCLPHLAVVSLLVSTGIFSYLKPPSISSPSLDLVVAVLYSVVPP from the coding sequence ctgcactacgggaccctcctgggcagcagagcttgtgtccacatggcagcagctgcctggggcactgggtttctctatgctgtgctgcacacggccaatatattttctataccactctgccatggTAATACTGTAgaacagttcttctgtgaaatcccccagatcctcaagctctcctgctcagacacctacctcagagaagttgggcttcttatattaagctgttttttaggttttggctgttttgttttcattgtgctgtcctatgtgcagatcttcagggctgtgctgaggatcccctctgagcagggacggcacaaagccttttccacgtgcctccctcacctggccgtggtctccctccTTGTCAGCACAGGCATATTTTCCTACCTGAAACCCccttccatctcttccccatccctggacctggtggtggcagttctgtactcagtggtgcctcca